A part of Astatotilapia calliptera chromosome 15, fAstCal1.2, whole genome shotgun sequence genomic DNA contains:
- the LOC113006997 gene encoding uncharacterized protein LOC113006997 encodes METINENSIVVTPDQIIPPINRCFERLSEVQWSIIENGKCDSSVHAVLADMISEIIQIASASILRIALSVIQEPMIREEFMDEGKIRVSLGDSISAAIAGALNVSKQQDKSADKLTLMVEEEISEKVSSTIALIEKSPDFPVDPAVYVSGKFSSIKKLHRMVCCAASCLKRYAACKLRCQCGTNGSHSSTERTGSKISVKSAIAEISVILSTRSSDGEMTGKDKDELPEESQSHIKPTAETQSIQAPTPVEMVAVDIVGEILANMDSSSEELCEKCNLPKPAFNAGLIIHKVRHFFSKCVPSTSHARLKARKHNFSMFAKKQFEKMKTELKKRIKANRKHFVCLQNICNHPKKETAPSNESIVFILPGSVPETAAPQSTEAHRSPSPHTASLGTAIKRSSSVDFNVIRSDVNQLFDKLTKKEELFLIDKTLGDFKNSGHIRNFTEDLVANLFDLLTVDRGYQIPIPLMGRSLSDTVISRTPKSVQGSKRRISAEVLYVLIDDTVERFLQKLLLFCNEEKDQMIQMDKISGALEDIHNFIKRAQTTTQEKSPDSDGRGKESGASLPTPKPGSISPDKCSVASDKSPRTPQPGSISPDKSSGALSLKHSLKDSSKISEMDSVSGSSCDVEKISNDLALLLIMRVIYKSKPETQKFAARIATTTKEIDTVINRLSNLMQPELSSTASATSLTNDKTKFIKKIAKRLIKEFGSPDNVLKALMANDSSFDEALIRHLKITLGVIPGPPKTSKISRFFSAVGKTLLKPFRWFTKARDH; translated from the exons ATGGAAACCATCAACGAAAATTCAATCGTGGTCACACCAGACCAGATTATCCCGCCAATCAACAGGTGCTTTGAAAGGCTCTCTGAAGTTCAGTGGAGCATTatagaaaatggaaaatgcGACTCCAGCGTCCATGCCGTGCTCGCTGATATGATTTCTGAAATCATTCAGATCGCCTCTGCCAGCATCCTGAGGATTGCCCTTTCTGTTATTCAGGAACCCATGATAAGGGAAGAGTTTATGGATGAGGGGAAAATAAGGGTGTCCCTCGGAGACTCGATCTCAGCTGCCATCGCCGGCGCTCTTAATGTCTCAAAACAGCAAGATAAGAGCGCTGACAAGCTGACGCTGATGGTTGAGGAAGAGATCTCAGAAAAGGTCAGCTCAACCATTGCACTGATTGAAAAAAGCCCTGATTTCCCAGTAGACCCTGCCGTTTATGTTAGCGGCAAATTTAGTAGTATTAAGAAACTACACCGCATGGTTTGTTGCGCTGCCTCATGCCTGAAAAGGTATGCAGCATGTAAGCTGCGCTGCCAGTGTGGGACAAATGGGTCTCATTCCAGTACAGAACGTACTGGTTCAAAAATATCAGTGAAATCAGCAATCGCAGAGATTTCTGTTATTCTGTCAACAAGGAGCTCAGATGGAGAGATGACAGGAAAAGATAAAGATGAGCTCCCAGAAGAATCACAAAGCCATATAAAACCcactgcagaaacacaaagtaTCCAGGCTCCAACCCCAGTAGAAATGGTTGCAGTTGACATCGTAGGTGAGATACTTGCTAACATGGATTCAAGCAGTGAAGAGCTCTGTGAGAAATGTAACTTACCCAAACCTGCCTTTAATGCAGGCTTAATTATCCACAAGGTGAGACACTTCTTCTCCAAATGTGTGCCATCCACCTCACACGCCAGGCTCAAAGCACGCAAACACAACTTTTCcatgtttgcaaaaaaacaatttgaaaaaatgaaaacagagctgaaaaaaagaataaaggcaaacaggaaacattttgtttgtctACAAAACATTTGCAATCACCCCAAGAAGGAAACTGCGCCCTCCAATGAAAGTATAGTTTTCATTCTCCCAGGGTCAGTACCTGAAACGGCTGCTCCCCAGAGTACAGAGGCTCATCGCTCCCCTTCTCCACATACGGCAAGCCTGGGAACCGCAATTAAACGTTCTTCTTCAGTCGACTTTAACGTCATTAGATCAGACGTTAATCAGTTATTTGACAAAttaacaaagaaagaagaactCTTCCTCATCGATAAGACCTTGGGGGACTTTAAAAATAGTGGGCATATCAGGAATTTTACGGAGGACTTAGTGGCAAACCTGTTTGATCTACTTACGGTGGATCGAGGCTATCAAATCCCCATACCTCTAATGGGTAGGTCCCTCTCAGACACGGTCATCTCCAGGACTCCGAAATCAGTACAGGGCTCAAAGCGTCGCATTTCTGCTGAAGTCCTCTATGTCCTCATAGATGACACAGTAGAAAGGTTTTTGCAGAAGCTTTTACTCTTCTGCAATGAAGAGAAAGATCAAATGATTCAAATGGACAAGATTTCTGGGGCCCTGGAAGAcatccacaactttattaaaagagCACAGAccacaacacaggaaaaaagcCCTGATTCAGATGGCAGAGGAAAAGAATCTGGTGCATCACTTCCAACACCAAAACCTGGGAGCATTTCTCCAGATAAATGCTCTGTGGCATCTGACAAGTCACCTCGAACGCCACAACCTGGGAGCATTTCTCCAG ATAAATCATCTGGAGCCTTGAGCCTGAAACACTCTCTCAAAGATTCCTCCAAAATATCAGAGATGGATTCTGTGTCAGGTTCATCTTGTGATGTTGAGAAAATTTCCAATGACCTTGCGTTGCTCCTTATCATGAGAGTCATCTATAAATCTAAACCTGAGACCCAAAAGTTTGCTGCTCGGATCGCAACTACTACAAAAGAAATAGACACGGTCATCAACCGTCTGAGCAATCTAATGCAGCCTGAACTCAGCAGCACAGCGTCTGCCACAAGTCTGACAAATGACAAGACAAAGTTCATCAAGAAAATAGCCAAACGCCTCATCAAGGAGTTTGGCTCCCCAGACAATGTCTTAAAGGCTTTGATGGCAAATGATTCATCTTTTGATGAGGCTCTGATTAGACATCTAAAAATCACTCTCGGAGTCATCCCGGGTCCCCCAAAGACGTCCAAAATATCCAGGTTTTTTTCTGCGGTGGGAAAAACATTGCTAAAACCCTTCAGGTGGTTCACTAAAGCCAGAGATCATTAA